From the genome of Chanos chanos chromosome 5, fChaCha1.1, whole genome shotgun sequence, one region includes:
- the mbtd1 gene encoding MBT domain-containing protein 1 gives MEDARDLAERTPRSERKRRDSFGMFDGYDSCSEDSSSSSSSDDSEDEVPSIQPSLPIIKNNGQVYTYPDGKAGMATCEMCGMVGVRDAFYSKTKRFCSVSCSRSYSSNSKKASILARLQGKPPTKKAKVLQKQPLMAKLAAYAQLQASQQIQAKSKAVVPVEEFDWGRYICSNNLVGAPVSCFKHVPVGRVWGDLSEGVRVEVLNTDTNLSTKVYWIAGIVKLAGLKALLRYEGFDNDSSKDFWCNLGIPELHPVGWCASSGKPLFPPKTIQHKHQNWKAFLVKRLTGAKTLPADFSAKVQESMQYPFKKLMRVEVVDKTHLCRTRVALVEQVIGGRLRLVYEESLDGSDDFWCHMHSPLIHSIGWSRSIGHRFKRSDVSKKTEGQMDAPANLFIKVRDVDQSGDWYRDGMKLEAIDPLNLSAICVATVRKVLADGYLMIGIDGSEAADGSDWFCYHSTSPSIFPAGFCEINSIELTPPRGYTKLPFKWFDYLRETGSIAAPVKLFNKEVPNHGFRPGMKLEAVDLMEPRLVCVATVTRIVHRLLRIHFDGWEDEYDQWVDCESPDLYPVGWCQLTGYQLQPPAAQTTRELPPNLTKQKKKTPQYKGQKKKASLQLKDETPEVDEFTFSHGISDQESNGSGSFYIKQEP, from the exons ATGGAAGACGCAAGGGATTTG GCTGAACGCACCCCGCGTTCAGAGCGGAAAAGGCGGGACTCCTTCGGGATGTTTGATGGCTATGACAGTTGCAGTGAGGATTCTAGCAGCAGCTCCAGCTCCGACGACAGTGAGGATGAAGTGCCCTCCATCCAGCCCAGCCTGCCCATCATCAAAAACAACGGCCAGGTTTACACTTATCCAGACGGCAAAGCTGGAATGG CCACCTGTGAGATGTGCGGTATGGTTGGTGTACGAGATGCTTTCTACTCCAAGACGAAGCGCTTCTGCAGTGTGTCCTGCTCTAGGAGCTACTCCTCCAATTCAAAAAAAGCCAGTATCCTGGCCAGACTTCAG GGTAAACCACCGACAAAAAAGGCGAAAGTCTTACAGAAACAACCCCTCATGGCGAAGCTGGCTGCTTACGCCCAGTTACAGGCTAGTCAACAGATCCAGGCCAAATCAAAAGCAG TGGTTCCTGTTGAGGAGTTTGACTGGGGTCGATACATCTGTAGCAATAACCTGGTTGGGGCTCCAGTGAGCTGTTTCAAACAT GTTCCCGTGGGCAGAGTGTGGGGTGACCTATCTGAGGGTGTACGGGTGGAGGTgctaaacacagacaccaaccTCTCCACTAAAGTCTACTGGATCGCCGGCATCGTCAAACTGGCAG GCTTGAAGGCACTCCTTCGATATGAAGGATTTGATAACGACAGCAGTAAAGATTTCTGGTGTAATCTGGGTATCCCAGAACTCCACCCTGTGGGTTGGTGTGCCTCAAGCGGAAAACCTTTGTTCCCCCCCAAAA CTATTCAGCATAAGCACCAAAACTGGAAAGCCTTCCTGGTCAAACGCCTCACTGGAGCCAAAACTCTGCCGGCCGACTTTTCTGCCAAG GTCCAGGAGAGCATGCAGTACCCGTTTAAGAAGCTGATGcgggtggaggtggtggataAGACCCACCTGTGTCGGACCCGGGTGGCCCTGGTGGAGCAGGTGATCGGCGGGCGGCTGCGTCTGGTTTACGAGGAGAGCCTGGACGGGTCGGACGACTTCTGGTGCCACATGCACAGCCCCCTCATCCACTCCATCGGCTGGTCCCGCAGCATCGGACACCGCTTCAAAAGATCCG acgtgtcaaagaaaacagaagggCAGATGGATGCCCCTGCCAACCTGTTCATAAAG GTGAGGGACGTTGACCAGAGCGGGGACTGGTATAGAGATGGGATGAAGTTGGAGGCCATAGACCCTCTTAATCTCTCAGCCATATGTGTAGCTACTGTAAGAAAG GTCCTGGCCGACGGGTACCTCATGATCGGGATAGATGGTTCTGAGGCAGCTGATGGATCAGACTGGTTCTGTTACCACTCCACATCACCCTCCATCTTCCCTGCTGGCTTCTGTGAAATTAACAGCATTGAGCTTACCCCACCAAGAG GGTACACCAAACTCCCATTCAAATGGTTTGACTACCTCAGAGAAACGGGTTCAATCGCAGCCCCAGTGAAGCTTTTTAACAAG GAGGTGCCCAACCACGGTTTCCGTCCAGGGATGAAGCTGGAAGCCGTGGACCTGATGGAGCCGCGGCTGGTGTGCGTCGCCACGGTGACCAGGATCGTCCACAGACTCCTGCGGATCCACTTTGACGGCTGGGAGGACGAGTACGACCAGTGGGTGGACTGTGAATCCCCAGACCTCTACCCGGTGGGCTGGTGCCAACTTACTGGATACCAGTTACAGCCTCCAGCTGCCCAGA CCACAAGGGAACTTCCCCCAAACCTGacgaaacagaagaagaagacacCACAGTACAAGGGTCAGAAGAAAA